The following are from one region of the Nicotiana tabacum cultivar K326 chromosome 3, ASM71507v2, whole genome shotgun sequence genome:
- the LOC107780226 gene encoding DEAD-box ATP-dependent RNA helicase 16-like, giving the protein MNKVEERAEEEEEEQSFEELGVDPRLIRALTKKSILKPTPIQRVAIPLILEGKDVVARAKTGSGKTFAYLLPLLQKLFTSQSPSTKNLAPTALILVPTRELCQQVCSEANSLIELCRVQLRLVQLTSSMSVSELKTTLAGPPEIVVSTPACIQTCLKNGVIQAKAVQDSLSILILDEADLLLSYGYEDDLKALTSHVPRRCQCLLMSATSSSDVEKLKKLILHNPYILTLPEVGDTKDDIIPKNVQQFYISCAARDKLVHILALLKLELVQKKVLIFTNSIDMSFRLKLFFEQFGIKSAVLNAELPQSSRLHILEEFNAGLFDYLIATDESQSEGKEQVDDQNGSERKKSKKHRKHKLDAEFGVVRGIDFKNVYTVINFEMPQTAAGYVHRIGRTGRAYNTGASVSLVSAEETEIFEEIKSLLGENEDKVSQFIAPFPLLSKNAVESLRYRAEDVARSVTKIAVRESRAQDLRNEILNSEKLKAHFQDNPKDLDLLKHDKMLSKKAPAPHLRDVPDYLVDPTTQEASKIVKLARAAMGNTNASRGKGSKGRFKRSRDPLKTFSAEAPKRAGKGGMKRKAKDTDNGHKYKKKHSA; this is encoded by the exons ATGAACAAAGTAGAAGAAAGAGcagaggaggaagaagaggagcAGAGCTTCGAGGAATTAGGAGTTGATCCTCGTCTTATCCGTGCCTTAACCAAGAAATCTATCCTTAAACCTACCCCTATTCAGCGTGTTGCTATTCCCCTTATCCTC gaAGGGAAAGATGTGGTTGCCCGAGCTAAGACTGGTTCTGGAAAGACCTTTGCTTATCTCCTTCCTTTACTTCAGAAGCTCTTTACTAGTCAGTCACCTTCAACCAAGAATCTTGCACCCACTGCTTTAATTCTTGTACCTACTAGGGAATTGTGCCAACAG GTTTGTTCAGAGGCCAATTCGTTGATTGAACTATGTAGAGTGCAATTGAGACTTGTTCAATTGACCAGCTCCATGTCTGTTTCTGAATTG AAAACTACGTTGGCAGGGCCTCCTGAAATTGTTGTATCTACTCCTGCCTGTATACAGACATGCTTGAAGAATGGTGTTATTCAAGCAAAAGCTGTTCAAGATTCTCTCTCCATTCTCATTCTCGATGAG GCAGATCTTCTTTTGTCGTATGGATATGAAGATGATCTGAAAGCTCTTACATCTCATGTACCAAGACGTTGCCAGTGCCTTTTGATGTCTGCAACCTCAAG TTCTGACGTCGAAAAGCTGAAAAAGCTTATTTTACACAATCCCTACATCTTAACTTTGCCTGAAGTGGGTGATACTAAGGATGACATTATCCCAAAAAATGTTCAGCAATTTTAT ATTTCTTGTGCTGCTCGTGATAAGCTTGTCCATATCCTTGCCCTCTTGAAGCTAGAGTTGGTCCAGAAAAAAGTGCTGATATTTACAAATTCAATTGACATGAGTTTTAGACTCAAACTGTTCTTTGAGCAG TTTGGGATCAAGTCTGCAGTATTAAATGCGGAGCTGCCTCAGAGTTCTCGTCTACACATCCTTGAG GAATTCAATGCTGGGCTATTTGATTACTTGATTGCGACTGATGAAAGTCAATCAGAAGGAAAGGAACAGGTTGATGATCAAAATGGCAGTGAGCGGAAGAAATCGAAAAAACACCGAAAACATAAATTGGATGCAGAGTTTGGCGTGGTTAGAGGGATAGACTTTAAAAATGTGTATACT GTGATAAATTTTGAGATGCCTCAAACAGCTGCAGGCTATGTACATCGGATTGGACGTACTGGAAGAGCATATAATACTGGAGCATCTGTTTCTCTT GTTTCTGCTGAAGAGACAGAAATATTTGAAGAGATTAAATCTTTACTTGGGGAAAATGAAGACAAGGTGTCACAGTTTATTGCGCCATTCCCGTTGCTGAGTAAGAACGCAGTGGAGTCTTTGCGTTACCGAGCCGAG GATGTTGCAAGGAGTGTCACAAAAATTGCTGTAAGAGAATCACGGGCTCAGGATCTGAGGAATGAAATTCTTAATTCTGAAAA GTTGAAGGCTCATTTTCAAGATAATCCAAAAGACTTAG ATCTTTTGAAGCATGATAAGATGTTAAGTAAGAAGGCACCTGCCCCACACCTACGTGATGTACCTGACTACCTAGTGGATCCAACAACACAGGAAGCTAGCAAGATTGTGAAGCTTGCTAGAGCTGCAATGGGCAATACTAATGCATCTCGCGGCAAAGGATCAAAGGGAAGGTTCAAAAGAAGCAGAGACCCTCTTAAAACATTTTCAGCTGAG GCACCGAAGCGAGCAGGAAAAGGTGGGATGAAGAGAAAGGCAAAAGATACTGATAATGGCCATAAATACAAAAAGAAACACTCTGCTTAA